Proteins from one Chelonia mydas isolate rCheMyd1 chromosome 14, rCheMyd1.pri.v2, whole genome shotgun sequence genomic window:
- the ZNF692 gene encoding zinc finger protein 692 isoform X1, translating to MSLGGLSPTPLIPLDPNNVGSVLGGRMEQRRQGRQQASECIRKQKRKELDARRSKCRIRIGGHLEQWCRLKEQLGFSLHSQLAKYLIDRYTSQGCVRSAGQGGSDPSALPTDALQRLVVLSHVHSQECSFIPNMKTPSPGDKGAPGSLVWECMAGHTFSWGPPAPEEQPPGGSSQPGKATSQCKERGASSGPSPPPSPVTSRRRSLRRAALAQDSSGKVVKVEPNPLGNSAVVERMAVPSSTSSMDHSGELGEGSTDTEAAPLAEAEAGMEGIEPESAPGLEDKPEEVPDPKEEEDEDEDFTEEDDLTYTDDLRDKNYHPSLDSDSELKREQSQNKSRKRPVKGAQLPTEASPANGSPSEEKAVQSSRKKRGQPSNKDVAQIGPKRIRKATKREMLLCDFEGCGKIFSNRQYLNHHKKYQHVHQKTFTCSEPSCGKSFNFKKHLKEHEKLHSDKRDYICEYCARPFRTSSNLIIHRRIHTGEKPIQCEICGFTCRQKASLNWHMKKHDADSFYLFSCDICGKKFEKKDNVTAHKSKSHPEVAAGPAQPTLEMPASSNRDTPSLLPSLTEETQTKDHSDVLCPLATEQLEIPAPSHCKMEKAEEPVSPIAASAE from the exons ATGTCTCTGGGAGGCTTGTCCCCCACACCCCTTATCCCCCTGGACCCTAACAAT gtgGGCAGCGTCCTTGGTGGGAGGATGGAGCAGAGGCGGCAGGGCCGCCAGCAGGCCTCTGAGTGCATCCGCAAACAGAAGCGCAAGGAGCTGGATGCCCGGCGCAGCAAGTGCCGCATCCGCATCGGGGGCCACCTGGAGCAGTGGTGCCGGCTCAAGGAGCAGCTGGGATTctccctgcactcccagctggcCAAGTATCTGATCGACCG GTACACTTCACAGGGCTGCGTCCGGAGTGCAG ggcAGGGTGGATCAGATCCCAGCGCCCTCCCCACGGATGCCCTGCAGCGCCTGGTCGTCCTGTCTCATGTTCACAGCCAGGAGTGCAGCTTTATCCCCAATATGAAGACCCCCTCACCAGGCGACAAGGGAGCCCCAGGAAGTCTAGTGTGGGAGTGCATGGCTGGACACACCTTCTCCTGGGGCCCCCCTGCACCGGAAGAGCAGCCACCGGGAGGTAGCTCGCAGCCCGGCAAAGCCACTTCCCAGTGCAAGGAAAGAGGAGCCAGCTCAGGGCCCAGCCCACCACCTTCCCCAGTTACCAGCCGCAGGCGCTCGCTCCGCAGGGCAGCGCTTGCCCAGGACTCCTCTGGGAAGGTGGTTAAGGTGGAGCCCAACCCCCTTGGGAACAGTGCAGTGGTGGAGAGAATGGCAGTTCCATCATCCACCAGCAGCATGGACCACAGTGGAGAGCTAGGAGAAGGGAGCACTGACACAG aggcag ctcccctggcAGAGGCAGAGGCTGGCATGGAAGGGATAGAGCCGGAGAG TGCACCAGGATTGGAGGATAAACCAGAGGAGGTGCCTGACCCCAAAGAGGAAGAGGACGAGGATGAAGACTTCACCGAAGAAGATGACCTCACTTACACTGACGACCTGCGCGATAAGAATTACCACCCCTCGTTGGACAG TGACTCCGAGCTGAAAAGAGAACAAAGCCAGAACAAGAGCCGCAAGAGACCCGTGAAGGGTGCGCAGCTGCCTACCGAGGCGAGTCCAGCCAACGGCAGCCCCTCTGAGGAGAAGGCGGTGCAATCCAG CCGCAAGAAGCGGGGACAGCCGAGCAACAAGGATGTGGCCCAGATCGGCCCCAAGAGAATCAG GAAGGCAACCAAGCGTGAGATGCTCCTGTGCGACTTCGAGGGCTGCGGCAAGATCTTCTCCAACCGCCAGTACCTGAAC CACCACAAGAAATACCAGCATGTGCACCAGAAGACCTTCACCTGCTCTGAGCCCAGCTGCGGCAAGTCCTTCAACTTCAAGAAACACCTGAAGGAGCACGAGAAGCTGCACAGCG ACAAACGGGATTACATCTGTGAGTACTGTGCCCGCCCCTTCCGCACCAGCAGCAACTTAATCATCCACAGACGCATCCACACGGGGGAGAAACCCATACA GTGTGAGATCTGTGGCTTCACCTGCCGTCAGAAGGCCTCCCTCAACTGGCACATGAAGAAGCATGACGCCGACTCCTTCTACCTTTTCTCCTGCGACATCTGTGGCAAGAAGTTTGAGAAGAAGGACAACGTAACCGCACACAAAAGCAAGAGCCATCCCGAGGTGGCtgccggcccggcccagcccacaCTGGAAATGCCGGCATCTAGCAACAGGGACACgccatccctgctccccagcctcaCTGAGGAGACACAAACCAAGGACCACTCGGATGTGCTGTGCCCACTTGCCACAGAGCAGCTGGAGATCCCTGCACCGAGCCATTGCAAAATGGAGAAGGCGGAAGAGCCGGTGTCCCCCATCGCAGCATCCGCCGAGTAA
- the ZNF692 gene encoding zinc finger protein 692 isoform X3, translating to MEQRRQGRQQASECIRKQKRKELDARRSKCRIRIGGHLEQWCRLKEQLGFSLHSQLAKYLIDRYTSQGCVRSAGQGGSDPSALPTDALQRLVVLSHVHSQECSFIPNMKTPSPGDKGAPGSLVWECMAGHTFSWGPPAPEEQPPGGSSQPGKATSQCKERGASSGPSPPPSPVTSRRRSLRRAALAQDSSGKVVKVEPNPLGNSAVVERMAVPSSTSSMDHSGELGEGSTDTVSLPTAPLAEAEAGMEGIEPESAPGLEDKPEEVPDPKEEEDEDEDFTEEDDLTYTDDLRDKNYHPSLDSDSELKREQSQNKSRKRPVKGAQLPTEASPANGSPSEEKAVQSSRKKRGQPSNKDVAQIGPKRIRKATKREMLLCDFEGCGKIFSNRQYLNHHKKYQHVHQKTFTCSEPSCGKSFNFKKHLKEHEKLHSDKRDYICEYCARPFRTSSNLIIHRRIHTGEKPIQCEICGFTCRQKASLNWHMKKHDADSFYLFSCDICGKKFEKKDNVTAHKSKSHPEVAAGPAQPTLEMPASSNRDTPSLLPSLTEETQTKDHSDVLCPLATEQLEIPAPSHCKMEKAEEPVSPIAASAE from the exons ATGGAGCAGAGGCGGCAGGGCCGCCAGCAGGCCTCTGAGTGCATCCGCAAACAGAAGCGCAAGGAGCTGGATGCCCGGCGCAGCAAGTGCCGCATCCGCATCGGGGGCCACCTGGAGCAGTGGTGCCGGCTCAAGGAGCAGCTGGGATTctccctgcactcccagctggcCAAGTATCTGATCGACCG GTACACTTCACAGGGCTGCGTCCGGAGTGCAG ggcAGGGTGGATCAGATCCCAGCGCCCTCCCCACGGATGCCCTGCAGCGCCTGGTCGTCCTGTCTCATGTTCACAGCCAGGAGTGCAGCTTTATCCCCAATATGAAGACCCCCTCACCAGGCGACAAGGGAGCCCCAGGAAGTCTAGTGTGGGAGTGCATGGCTGGACACACCTTCTCCTGGGGCCCCCCTGCACCGGAAGAGCAGCCACCGGGAGGTAGCTCGCAGCCCGGCAAAGCCACTTCCCAGTGCAAGGAAAGAGGAGCCAGCTCAGGGCCCAGCCCACCACCTTCCCCAGTTACCAGCCGCAGGCGCTCGCTCCGCAGGGCAGCGCTTGCCCAGGACTCCTCTGGGAAGGTGGTTAAGGTGGAGCCCAACCCCCTTGGGAACAGTGCAGTGGTGGAGAGAATGGCAGTTCCATCATCCACCAGCAGCATGGACCACAGTGGAGAGCTAGGAGAAGGGAGCACTGACACAG tttctctccccacagctcccctggcAGAGGCAGAGGCTGGCATGGAAGGGATAGAGCCGGAGAG TGCACCAGGATTGGAGGATAAACCAGAGGAGGTGCCTGACCCCAAAGAGGAAGAGGACGAGGATGAAGACTTCACCGAAGAAGATGACCTCACTTACACTGACGACCTGCGCGATAAGAATTACCACCCCTCGTTGGACAG TGACTCCGAGCTGAAAAGAGAACAAAGCCAGAACAAGAGCCGCAAGAGACCCGTGAAGGGTGCGCAGCTGCCTACCGAGGCGAGTCCAGCCAACGGCAGCCCCTCTGAGGAGAAGGCGGTGCAATCCAG CCGCAAGAAGCGGGGACAGCCGAGCAACAAGGATGTGGCCCAGATCGGCCCCAAGAGAATCAG GAAGGCAACCAAGCGTGAGATGCTCCTGTGCGACTTCGAGGGCTGCGGCAAGATCTTCTCCAACCGCCAGTACCTGAAC CACCACAAGAAATACCAGCATGTGCACCAGAAGACCTTCACCTGCTCTGAGCCCAGCTGCGGCAAGTCCTTCAACTTCAAGAAACACCTGAAGGAGCACGAGAAGCTGCACAGCG ACAAACGGGATTACATCTGTGAGTACTGTGCCCGCCCCTTCCGCACCAGCAGCAACTTAATCATCCACAGACGCATCCACACGGGGGAGAAACCCATACA GTGTGAGATCTGTGGCTTCACCTGCCGTCAGAAGGCCTCCCTCAACTGGCACATGAAGAAGCATGACGCCGACTCCTTCTACCTTTTCTCCTGCGACATCTGTGGCAAGAAGTTTGAGAAGAAGGACAACGTAACCGCACACAAAAGCAAGAGCCATCCCGAGGTGGCtgccggcccggcccagcccacaCTGGAAATGCCGGCATCTAGCAACAGGGACACgccatccctgctccccagcctcaCTGAGGAGACACAAACCAAGGACCACTCGGATGTGCTGTGCCCACTTGCCACAGAGCAGCTGGAGATCCCTGCACCGAGCCATTGCAAAATGGAGAAGGCGGAAGAGCCGGTGTCCCCCATCGCAGCATCCGCCGAGTAA
- the ZNF692 gene encoding zinc finger protein 692 isoform X2: protein MSLGGLSPTPLIPLDPNNVGSVLGGRMEQRRQGRQQASECIRKQKRKELDARRSKCRIRIGGHLEQWCRLKEQLGFSLHSQLAKYLIDRYTSQGCVRSAGQGGSDPSALPTDALQRLVVLSHVHSQECSFIPNMKTPSPGDKGAPGSLVWECMAGHTFSWGPPAPEEQPPGGSSQPGKATSQCKERGASSGPSPPPSPVTSRRRSLRRAALAQDSSGKVVKVEPNPLGNSAVVERMAVPSSTSSMDHSGELGEGSTDTAPLAEAEAGMEGIEPESAPGLEDKPEEVPDPKEEEDEDEDFTEEDDLTYTDDLRDKNYHPSLDSDSELKREQSQNKSRKRPVKGAQLPTEASPANGSPSEEKAVQSSRKKRGQPSNKDVAQIGPKRIRKATKREMLLCDFEGCGKIFSNRQYLNHHKKYQHVHQKTFTCSEPSCGKSFNFKKHLKEHEKLHSDKRDYICEYCARPFRTSSNLIIHRRIHTGEKPIQCEICGFTCRQKASLNWHMKKHDADSFYLFSCDICGKKFEKKDNVTAHKSKSHPEVAAGPAQPTLEMPASSNRDTPSLLPSLTEETQTKDHSDVLCPLATEQLEIPAPSHCKMEKAEEPVSPIAASAE from the exons ATGTCTCTGGGAGGCTTGTCCCCCACACCCCTTATCCCCCTGGACCCTAACAAT gtgGGCAGCGTCCTTGGTGGGAGGATGGAGCAGAGGCGGCAGGGCCGCCAGCAGGCCTCTGAGTGCATCCGCAAACAGAAGCGCAAGGAGCTGGATGCCCGGCGCAGCAAGTGCCGCATCCGCATCGGGGGCCACCTGGAGCAGTGGTGCCGGCTCAAGGAGCAGCTGGGATTctccctgcactcccagctggcCAAGTATCTGATCGACCG GTACACTTCACAGGGCTGCGTCCGGAGTGCAG ggcAGGGTGGATCAGATCCCAGCGCCCTCCCCACGGATGCCCTGCAGCGCCTGGTCGTCCTGTCTCATGTTCACAGCCAGGAGTGCAGCTTTATCCCCAATATGAAGACCCCCTCACCAGGCGACAAGGGAGCCCCAGGAAGTCTAGTGTGGGAGTGCATGGCTGGACACACCTTCTCCTGGGGCCCCCCTGCACCGGAAGAGCAGCCACCGGGAGGTAGCTCGCAGCCCGGCAAAGCCACTTCCCAGTGCAAGGAAAGAGGAGCCAGCTCAGGGCCCAGCCCACCACCTTCCCCAGTTACCAGCCGCAGGCGCTCGCTCCGCAGGGCAGCGCTTGCCCAGGACTCCTCTGGGAAGGTGGTTAAGGTGGAGCCCAACCCCCTTGGGAACAGTGCAGTGGTGGAGAGAATGGCAGTTCCATCATCCACCAGCAGCATGGACCACAGTGGAGAGCTAGGAGAAGGGAGCACTGACACAG ctcccctggcAGAGGCAGAGGCTGGCATGGAAGGGATAGAGCCGGAGAG TGCACCAGGATTGGAGGATAAACCAGAGGAGGTGCCTGACCCCAAAGAGGAAGAGGACGAGGATGAAGACTTCACCGAAGAAGATGACCTCACTTACACTGACGACCTGCGCGATAAGAATTACCACCCCTCGTTGGACAG TGACTCCGAGCTGAAAAGAGAACAAAGCCAGAACAAGAGCCGCAAGAGACCCGTGAAGGGTGCGCAGCTGCCTACCGAGGCGAGTCCAGCCAACGGCAGCCCCTCTGAGGAGAAGGCGGTGCAATCCAG CCGCAAGAAGCGGGGACAGCCGAGCAACAAGGATGTGGCCCAGATCGGCCCCAAGAGAATCAG GAAGGCAACCAAGCGTGAGATGCTCCTGTGCGACTTCGAGGGCTGCGGCAAGATCTTCTCCAACCGCCAGTACCTGAAC CACCACAAGAAATACCAGCATGTGCACCAGAAGACCTTCACCTGCTCTGAGCCCAGCTGCGGCAAGTCCTTCAACTTCAAGAAACACCTGAAGGAGCACGAGAAGCTGCACAGCG ACAAACGGGATTACATCTGTGAGTACTGTGCCCGCCCCTTCCGCACCAGCAGCAACTTAATCATCCACAGACGCATCCACACGGGGGAGAAACCCATACA GTGTGAGATCTGTGGCTTCACCTGCCGTCAGAAGGCCTCCCTCAACTGGCACATGAAGAAGCATGACGCCGACTCCTTCTACCTTTTCTCCTGCGACATCTGTGGCAAGAAGTTTGAGAAGAAGGACAACGTAACCGCACACAAAAGCAAGAGCCATCCCGAGGTGGCtgccggcccggcccagcccacaCTGGAAATGCCGGCATCTAGCAACAGGGACACgccatccctgctccccagcctcaCTGAGGAGACACAAACCAAGGACCACTCGGATGTGCTGTGCCCACTTGCCACAGAGCAGCTGGAGATCCCTGCACCGAGCCATTGCAAAATGGAGAAGGCGGAAGAGCCGGTGTCCCCCATCGCAGCATCCGCCGAGTAA